The DNA sequence TCCGACAGACCCAGATGGCAACAATTTCTCTTGTGCTCTTCCGGATTCTTCTTTGGTTATCTCGTCAATGGTATCTGCGAGGTATTGctgttttttcctttttccctTTTCATTTTTTCAGTGTGTGTCTTCATTTTCTTGTACAATTTACGGTTGGCTTTTCTGTTTGTTTCCTGGGAATATTGAATTCTTGAAAGGGAATAGCGTTGGGATTTTCTTTCATTTCTTTCTGCTTGGTTGTTAATAAATACTTTAATGAGTTGACTTCATTCTTTGATCgttttttttaatcaagaaCAGCTCATAATTCGATTTCGCTTATGCATTCTAGCAACTAATAAAAAAGATTATGCTGTCTGTATTCTTTGTTTGGTTACAAAGAAAacgtattcaaaaaaaataaaaaaagatcgAAAGTTAATTCTCCTCTTGCCTCTGGGGCCACCACTGAAATTTTCaattatgatttatttatttctttctctAGTTTACTTTTTGAAGTTCCaagctagttttttttttttttttttttctcaaaagcactatatatattttttttattctgaaGAAATTGTGATTTATACTTTATACGAATATCTCTATTTCGATGAATGAAGTTAACATTTGTTTTGGTATATCCcaacaactaattaattatttttgtataaatttcAGGAATATGTGTACAATAGGCTTCAATTTAGGTAAGTATATATGGTACGAGTATTAATTTGGTTATATGTTGTtacttaaatatatatgtgtgttaaTCTTAATGGTGcatctttttcaaaaaagaataaaaaaaatcttaatggTTCATACTgttattgttgtttttttttcagctATGGTTGGTATTTCACATTTGTTCAAGGGTTTGTGTATATTTTTCTCATTTACCTACAAGGCTTCAGTACCAAGCAAATGGTGAATCCATGGAAGACTTATGTAAAGCTGTCTGCCGTTCTAATGGGTTCCCATGGCCTCACTAAAGGTTCCTTGGCTTTTCTCAACTATCCTGCCCAGCTCATGTTCAAATCAACTAAGGTATGCCACACCTATACTCTTATTGGGATAGTAGTTTCATTTTATTATACTGAATTTTGGAAGATGGTAGAGAGTTTTCTGTTTCAAAGTTAAGTACACCTACTAAACTAACTTGACAGTAATGCAGCATTACCTGTATTAATTAGCCAATTCAATATTACGAGTTTGAATTTTAGAACAATGAGATCTGTTAATTTCAGTTGCTGGGAGGTAGTTAGTGAAAAGCCAAAGACCCCATTTCCCCCCCTCCTTTTTCCTAATGTTTACTGTGATGATTTTGGTGTTCTAGGTTCTACCTGTGATGATTATGGGGGCTTTCATACCGGGTTTGAGAAGGAAATATCCACTTCATGAATATCTTTCTGCTGTTCTTTTAGTTGTGGGTTTGATTCTTTTCACCCTAGCCGATGCTCAAACATCTCCCAACTTCAGCATGATTGGTGTTTTAATGGTATCTGGTGCTCTAGTCATGGATTCTTTTCTGGGAAATTTGCAAGAAGCAATCTTCACCATGAATCCCGAAACAACACAGGTGACCTTCATGgaatagttgtgttataatttAAAAACAAGCTGTCTTTTTTCATTAACAAAGACATAGAAAAGTGCACACATTAACATTTGACTTCACATGTTTCTTGTTTTGTTATCCATTTGGACAGACGGAGATGC is a window from the Cannabis sativa cultivar Pink pepper isolate KNU-18-1 chromosome 1, ASM2916894v1, whole genome shotgun sequence genome containing:
- the LOC115706619 gene encoding UDP-galactose/UDP-glucose transporter 2, with amino-acid sequence MRNVEQSRSLFGISLSDRPRWQQFLLCSSGFFFGYLVNGICEEYVYNRLQFSYGWYFTFVQGFVYIFLIYLQGFSTKQMVNPWKTYVKLSAVLMGSHGLTKGSLAFLNYPAQLMFKSTKVLPVMIMGAFIPGLRRKYPLHEYLSAVLLVVGLILFTLADAQTSPNFSMIGVLMVSGALVMDSFLGNLQEAIFTMNPETTQTEMLFCSTVVGLPFLIPPMLLTGELFRAWNSCYQHPYVYGVLVFEAMATFVGQVSVLSLIALFGAATTAMITTARKAVTLLLSYMIFTKPLTEQHGTGLLLIGMGITMKLLPENKPPQRLPKPAPSTQMTTNGKQEEDGDEEKRPLV